Proteins encoded in a region of the Limanda limanda chromosome 17, fLimLim1.1, whole genome shotgun sequence genome:
- the tom1 gene encoding target of Myb protein 1 isoform X4, translating into MEFLLGNPFSTAVGQRIEYATSASLPSEDWALNMEICDMINSSEEGPRDAVRAIKKRIAGNKNFKEVMLALTVLETCVKNCAYRFHILVTTRDFVEGVLVRAIIPRNNPPLILHDRVLSIVQAWADAFRSSPDLTGVVSVYEDLRRKGLEFPMTELDGYSSAQPPKQVKKLKTELGVVRSNLTMMSDMMSQLDPVTVKQADMELLEQLYTVCKDMQDRIVKIVPRLSEEKLIEELLATNDDMNSAFTRYHRFERRITNGQDTTQKSHMYVNLEELDLTAESQESGVASATSDSLSSQLTKLSTSESDDTLSKINASAQPTPSERSEAAVDGLAQALDHRLLNPGTIPLSQANVMDDVEKWLELDDEYDDFEESDGVTSEEFDKFLAGRAKAAERMPSVRASSQDTSES; encoded by the exons ATGGAGTTCCTGCTGGGGAACCCGTTCAGCACCGCGGTGGGACAGCGGATCG agtATGCGACCAGCGCCAGCCTCCCGTCAGAAGACTGGGCCCTGAACATGGAAATCTGCGACATGATCAACAGCTCAGAAgaagg CCCCAGAGACGCCGTCAGAGCCATAAAGAAAAGGATCGCGGGGAATAAGAACTTCAAGGAGGTCATGCTGGCGCTGACT GTCCTGGAGACGTGTGTGAAGAACTGCGCCTACAGGTTTCACATCCTGGTGACAACACGGGACTTTGTGGAAGGGGTCCTGGTGCGGGCCATCATCCCGAGGAACAACCCTCCGCTGATCCTGCACGACCGAGTGCTCAGCATCGTTCAG GCGTGGGCCGATGCATTCCGCAGCTCGCCCGACCTGACGGGCGTGGTGTCGGTGTATGAAGACCTGCGCAGGAAAGGCCTCGAGTTCCCCATGACAGAACTGGATGGTTATTCCTCAGCTCAACCTCCCAAACAG gtgaagaagctgaagacGGAGCTGGGAGTGGTGCGGAGCAACCTGACCATGATGTCAGACATGATGAGTCAGCTGGATCCCGTCACGGTGAAACAAGCCGacatggagctgctggag CAGCTGTACACAGTTTGTAAGGACATGCAGGACAGGATAGTAAAGATCGTCCCCCGGCTGAGTGAAGAGAAGCTGATCGAAGAGTTACTGGCAACAAATGATGACATGAACTCCGCCTTCACTCGCTACCACAG GTTTGAAAGACGCATAACAAACGGTCAAGATACAACACAGAAG AGTCACATGTACGTCAACCTGGAAGAACTGGATCTCACGGCTGAGTCTCAGGAGTCGGGGGTGGCGTCAGCGACCAGCGACAGTTTGTCCAGTCAGTTGACTAAACTCA GTACGAGTGAATCAGATGACACATTATCGAAAATCAACGCCTCAGCTCAACCAACACCAAG TGAGAGAAGTGAAGCTGCAGTGGACGGCCTGGCTCAAGCTCTGGACCACAGGCTCCTCAACCCTGGAACG aTTCCTCTCAGCCAGGCCAACGTAATGGATGATGTTGAGAAATGGTTAGAGTTGGATGATGAG TACGATGACTTTGAGGAATCTGATGGGGTGACCAGTGAAG agTTCGACAAGTTTCTGGCAGGTAGAGCTAAAGCAGCGGAGCGCATGCCGTCGGTGAGGGCGTCCTCACAGGACACCTCCGAGTCCTAA
- the tom1 gene encoding target of Myb protein 1 isoform X3 translates to MEFLLGNPFSTAVGQRIEYATSASLPSEDWALNMEICDMINSSEEGPRDAVRAIKKRIAGNKNFKEVMLALTVSVVPGLCLVLGCHQTCDLLCSPGVQVLETCVKNCAYRFHILVTTRDFVEGVLVRAIIPRNNPPLILHDRVLSIVQAWADAFRSSPDLTGVVSVYEDLRRKGLEFPMTELDGYSSAQPPKQVKKLKTELGVVRSNLTMMSDMMSQLDPVTVKQADMELLEQLYTVCKDMQDRIVKIVPRLSEEKLIEELLATNDDMNSAFTRYHRFERRITNGQDTTQKSHMYVNLEELDLTAESQESGVASATSDSLSSQLTKLSTSESDDTLSKINASAQPTPSERSEAAVDGLAQALDHRLLNPGTIPLSQANVMDDVEKWLELDDEYDDFEESDGVTSEEFDKFLAGRAKAAERMPSVRASSQDTSES, encoded by the exons ATGGAGTTCCTGCTGGGGAACCCGTTCAGCACCGCGGTGGGACAGCGGATCG agtATGCGACCAGCGCCAGCCTCCCGTCAGAAGACTGGGCCCTGAACATGGAAATCTGCGACATGATCAACAGCTCAGAAgaagg CCCCAGAGACGCCGTCAGAGCCATAAAGAAAAGGATCGCGGGGAATAAGAACTTCAAGGAGGTCATGCTGGCGCTGACTGTGAGTGTTGTTCCCGGCTTGTGTTTAGTGCTCGGGTGTCATCAGACTTGTGATCTATTGTGTTCTCCCGGCGTTCAGGTCCTGGAGACGTGTGTGAAGAACTGCGCCTACAGGTTTCACATCCTGGTGACAACACGGGACTTTGTGGAAGGGGTCCTGGTGCGGGCCATCATCCCGAGGAACAACCCTCCGCTGATCCTGCACGACCGAGTGCTCAGCATCGTTCAG GCGTGGGCCGATGCATTCCGCAGCTCGCCCGACCTGACGGGCGTGGTGTCGGTGTATGAAGACCTGCGCAGGAAAGGCCTCGAGTTCCCCATGACAGAACTGGATGGTTATTCCTCAGCTCAACCTCCCAAACAG gtgaagaagctgaagacGGAGCTGGGAGTGGTGCGGAGCAACCTGACCATGATGTCAGACATGATGAGTCAGCTGGATCCCGTCACGGTGAAACAAGCCGacatggagctgctggag CAGCTGTACACAGTTTGTAAGGACATGCAGGACAGGATAGTAAAGATCGTCCCCCGGCTGAGTGAAGAGAAGCTGATCGAAGAGTTACTGGCAACAAATGATGACATGAACTCCGCCTTCACTCGCTACCACAG GTTTGAAAGACGCATAACAAACGGTCAAGATACAACACAGAAG AGTCACATGTACGTCAACCTGGAAGAACTGGATCTCACGGCTGAGTCTCAGGAGTCGGGGGTGGCGTCAGCGACCAGCGACAGTTTGTCCAGTCAGTTGACTAAACTCA GTACGAGTGAATCAGATGACACATTATCGAAAATCAACGCCTCAGCTCAACCAACACCAAG TGAGAGAAGTGAAGCTGCAGTGGACGGCCTGGCTCAAGCTCTGGACCACAGGCTCCTCAACCCTGGAACG aTTCCTCTCAGCCAGGCCAACGTAATGGATGATGTTGAGAAATGGTTAGAGTTGGATGATGAG TACGATGACTTTGAGGAATCTGATGGGGTGACCAGTGAAG agTTCGACAAGTTTCTGGCAGGTAGAGCTAAAGCAGCGGAGCGCATGCCGTCGGTGAGGGCGTCCTCACAGGACACCTCCGAGTCCTAA
- the tom1 gene encoding target of Myb protein 1 isoform X1: MEFLLGNPFSTAVGQRIEYATSASLPSEDWALNMEICDMINSSEEGPRDAVRAIKKRIAGNKNFKEVMLALTVSVVPGLCLVLGCHQTCDLLCSPGVQVLETCVKNCAYRFHILVTTRDFVEGVLVRAIIPRNNPPLILHDRVLSIVQAWADAFRSSPDLTGVVSVYEDLRRKGLEFPMTELDGYSSAQPPKQTVPGNGPAVTSLPAALLSSKPPLVQPQTCELKKALEGTSAFTACQVKKLKTELGVVRSNLTMMSDMMSQLDPVTVKQADMELLEQLYTVCKDMQDRIVKIVPRLSEEKLIEELLATNDDMNSAFTRYHRFERRITNGQDTTQKSHMYVNLEELDLTAESQESGVASATSDSLSSQLTKLSTSESDDTLSKINASAQPTPSERSEAAVDGLAQALDHRLLNPGTIPLSQANVMDDVEKWLELDDEYDDFEESDGVTSEEFDKFLAGRAKAAERMPSVRASSQDTSES; encoded by the exons ATGGAGTTCCTGCTGGGGAACCCGTTCAGCACCGCGGTGGGACAGCGGATCG agtATGCGACCAGCGCCAGCCTCCCGTCAGAAGACTGGGCCCTGAACATGGAAATCTGCGACATGATCAACAGCTCAGAAgaagg CCCCAGAGACGCCGTCAGAGCCATAAAGAAAAGGATCGCGGGGAATAAGAACTTCAAGGAGGTCATGCTGGCGCTGACTGTGAGTGTTGTTCCCGGCTTGTGTTTAGTGCTCGGGTGTCATCAGACTTGTGATCTATTGTGTTCTCCCGGCGTTCAGGTCCTGGAGACGTGTGTGAAGAACTGCGCCTACAGGTTTCACATCCTGGTGACAACACGGGACTTTGTGGAAGGGGTCCTGGTGCGGGCCATCATCCCGAGGAACAACCCTCCGCTGATCCTGCACGACCGAGTGCTCAGCATCGTTCAG GCGTGGGCCGATGCATTCCGCAGCTCGCCCGACCTGACGGGCGTGGTGTCGGTGTATGAAGACCTGCGCAGGAAAGGCCTCGAGTTCCCCATGACAGAACTGGATGGTTATTCCTCAGCTCAACCTCCCAAACAG ACTGTGCCTGGGAATGGGCCGGCTGTCACTTCTCTGCCTGCTGCGCTGCTCTCTTCCAAACCTCCGCTCGTCCAACCTCAGACCTGTGAGCTTAAAAAGGCTCTGGAGGGAACCAGTGCCTTCACTGCCTGCCAG gtgaagaagctgaagacGGAGCTGGGAGTGGTGCGGAGCAACCTGACCATGATGTCAGACATGATGAGTCAGCTGGATCCCGTCACGGTGAAACAAGCCGacatggagctgctggag CAGCTGTACACAGTTTGTAAGGACATGCAGGACAGGATAGTAAAGATCGTCCCCCGGCTGAGTGAAGAGAAGCTGATCGAAGAGTTACTGGCAACAAATGATGACATGAACTCCGCCTTCACTCGCTACCACAG GTTTGAAAGACGCATAACAAACGGTCAAGATACAACACAGAAG AGTCACATGTACGTCAACCTGGAAGAACTGGATCTCACGGCTGAGTCTCAGGAGTCGGGGGTGGCGTCAGCGACCAGCGACAGTTTGTCCAGTCAGTTGACTAAACTCA GTACGAGTGAATCAGATGACACATTATCGAAAATCAACGCCTCAGCTCAACCAACACCAAG TGAGAGAAGTGAAGCTGCAGTGGACGGCCTGGCTCAAGCTCTGGACCACAGGCTCCTCAACCCTGGAACG aTTCCTCTCAGCCAGGCCAACGTAATGGATGATGTTGAGAAATGGTTAGAGTTGGATGATGAG TACGATGACTTTGAGGAATCTGATGGGGTGACCAGTGAAG agTTCGACAAGTTTCTGGCAGGTAGAGCTAAAGCAGCGGAGCGCATGCCGTCGGTGAGGGCGTCCTCACAGGACACCTCCGAGTCCTAA
- the tom1 gene encoding target of Myb protein 1 isoform X2 has translation MEFLLGNPFSTAVGQRIEYATSASLPSEDWALNMEICDMINSSEEGPRDAVRAIKKRIAGNKNFKEVMLALTVLETCVKNCAYRFHILVTTRDFVEGVLVRAIIPRNNPPLILHDRVLSIVQAWADAFRSSPDLTGVVSVYEDLRRKGLEFPMTELDGYSSAQPPKQTVPGNGPAVTSLPAALLSSKPPLVQPQTCELKKALEGTSAFTACQVKKLKTELGVVRSNLTMMSDMMSQLDPVTVKQADMELLEQLYTVCKDMQDRIVKIVPRLSEEKLIEELLATNDDMNSAFTRYHRFERRITNGQDTTQKSHMYVNLEELDLTAESQESGVASATSDSLSSQLTKLSTSESDDTLSKINASAQPTPSERSEAAVDGLAQALDHRLLNPGTIPLSQANVMDDVEKWLELDDEYDDFEESDGVTSEEFDKFLAGRAKAAERMPSVRASSQDTSES, from the exons ATGGAGTTCCTGCTGGGGAACCCGTTCAGCACCGCGGTGGGACAGCGGATCG agtATGCGACCAGCGCCAGCCTCCCGTCAGAAGACTGGGCCCTGAACATGGAAATCTGCGACATGATCAACAGCTCAGAAgaagg CCCCAGAGACGCCGTCAGAGCCATAAAGAAAAGGATCGCGGGGAATAAGAACTTCAAGGAGGTCATGCTGGCGCTGACT GTCCTGGAGACGTGTGTGAAGAACTGCGCCTACAGGTTTCACATCCTGGTGACAACACGGGACTTTGTGGAAGGGGTCCTGGTGCGGGCCATCATCCCGAGGAACAACCCTCCGCTGATCCTGCACGACCGAGTGCTCAGCATCGTTCAG GCGTGGGCCGATGCATTCCGCAGCTCGCCCGACCTGACGGGCGTGGTGTCGGTGTATGAAGACCTGCGCAGGAAAGGCCTCGAGTTCCCCATGACAGAACTGGATGGTTATTCCTCAGCTCAACCTCCCAAACAG ACTGTGCCTGGGAATGGGCCGGCTGTCACTTCTCTGCCTGCTGCGCTGCTCTCTTCCAAACCTCCGCTCGTCCAACCTCAGACCTGTGAGCTTAAAAAGGCTCTGGAGGGAACCAGTGCCTTCACTGCCTGCCAG gtgaagaagctgaagacGGAGCTGGGAGTGGTGCGGAGCAACCTGACCATGATGTCAGACATGATGAGTCAGCTGGATCCCGTCACGGTGAAACAAGCCGacatggagctgctggag CAGCTGTACACAGTTTGTAAGGACATGCAGGACAGGATAGTAAAGATCGTCCCCCGGCTGAGTGAAGAGAAGCTGATCGAAGAGTTACTGGCAACAAATGATGACATGAACTCCGCCTTCACTCGCTACCACAG GTTTGAAAGACGCATAACAAACGGTCAAGATACAACACAGAAG AGTCACATGTACGTCAACCTGGAAGAACTGGATCTCACGGCTGAGTCTCAGGAGTCGGGGGTGGCGTCAGCGACCAGCGACAGTTTGTCCAGTCAGTTGACTAAACTCA GTACGAGTGAATCAGATGACACATTATCGAAAATCAACGCCTCAGCTCAACCAACACCAAG TGAGAGAAGTGAAGCTGCAGTGGACGGCCTGGCTCAAGCTCTGGACCACAGGCTCCTCAACCCTGGAACG aTTCCTCTCAGCCAGGCCAACGTAATGGATGATGTTGAGAAATGGTTAGAGTTGGATGATGAG TACGATGACTTTGAGGAATCTGATGGGGTGACCAGTGAAG agTTCGACAAGTTTCTGGCAGGTAGAGCTAAAGCAGCGGAGCGCATGCCGTCGGTGAGGGCGTCCTCACAGGACACCTCCGAGTCCTAA